The stretch of DNA atattttgttaaattaagaGTTCATTAGTAATCTACAGTATATGGTaatgataaaatgtttaaattagcaAATGCTTTTTCTTCCTCAGCGTTTTGAGTATATTCTCAGCACTACTATTAATCTGAACACAATCCCTAATGGGTCTATTTTAGCACTGGGTCAAGATCAGAACTGCATTTGGATGCATGGCCAATTATTTGTCATGTGACACCCAAATAACTGCATGAATTTTACGCAATCCGTGACTGGAAATAAAAGAAATCCATAGTATCAGTGAAAGTGTCATGAGGATCTCTCATCCAGTCTTAATAAACCCAGCTGCAGGTCTTATTTGAGGAGCAGAATCCCTCTGCTCATATTCCATAATGGCAGTGAACTAGCAGGAAGTACCCGTCCAACTTGGATATGTTACAATTTGCTGAAATTGCAGTTAGTTGTTAGTTGCAGCAGCATCAGGAAATGTGCCAGAGTGTGTAAAGAACTCTCTTTTTCAGCTCGCCTGTTAAAGGCTAGTCCCCAGAGCCGGCCTTTCAGAGCCCGCTGCGAGagtggaaaaaaaatgaatgtgggTCTTTACAAATCCCCTTTATTGTTGCAGACAATCTAGGGAAATTTTGGGGGATGAATGCAGAGAGAGTCTTTATCATGAAGGTGCTGCGATAGGGTGATATTTGTTGTCAAATCATGCTATTTATGGTCTGCCATGTTTTAGTGTCGTGTGCTTGGATTGCTTTCAGAATTCTGATGAATCAGTGTGAATCGAAATGAATGTTGAGTGGAATACACAGTAACTGCATGGTATTTCTCCTgtgaatttattaaattatttatcaaaTGAAGCCATGGAGTCTTATAGAGTCAGAGACAAAGAGTTAAAGGAATTAATGTTAGCAATTAAagtgtgaagagaaaagctgcatCCATTATCCATTGTTAAGGTGTTTTTGCTTAATACACAATCTTCTGTTGTACACTCAAATCAAAATCCACCTACATATGTTTTATTactgtttatgtttttaaactgTGCTTGTCCTTCAGTatgtatatttctctcctgattcagctGAGATTACTTTTTCTCTGGAgaaatcaataacatgcatttaaccagaagtgacagtttgaagttaaaaatgttcttattttttgtttgtgtcttacacacacacacagcttctcagttaacatgACTTTTAAGACTGggagtcttgtggattattgtgatgttttcatcagctgtatGAACTcatattctgatggcacccattcactacagaggatccattggtgagcaagtgatgtaaggctaaatttctcaaaatcttctCTGATGAATGGATGGCCTGATTAACTCACTATACATTTGTAGCTATTGTTTTGGGTTGACCTGTCTTTAAAATCAATTTACCCAGATAGCTGGACATTATAAATAAGAGACATGCTTGTGGAATCAAAGAAATTTGAGGCAGGctattaattttaacaaaaacataGACTCCCAGATTTACGCACAAAACAAATGATAggcatatttaaaaatgattagcATATTTACTCAATCATCTTTCAATATAACAAATGAAATAAGTTATAGACTGAAAAGGCATAATAAAATGAAGCACTGGAAGTGAATAGTGTGCCATGCAAGTTTATCGTAGTTCGCACTAAATATCCACATTTCAGTATCACTCTGCTGCTTAAAACATGCTGGAGGCTTGGAAATCAGATTATGTTGCATTATATGTCATTAAAATACATTGCATTAAGAATgtcatttagaattttaaattgtaaacagAAGACACCAAGATATGACATGCAtgcttgtgtgtatttgtgtacagACCATCAGACCAAAGGAAGGCTGGCAGGTGTACAGTTCAGCACAGGATGCCGACGGCCGCTGCATTTGTACGGTGGTGGCACCAGAACAGAACTTGTGCTCCAGAGACGCAAAGAGCAGACAGCTCCGCCAGCTACTGGAGAAGGTGTGTGTGCACAAAATGTGTGTCTAAGAACTCTAAAGTCGCTTTATATTGAGATCGGGTTTAGATAACAAAAGCTCTCATTTTAGCAATTTGGAAGCATTATGCTCGACTGCACGCCATTGTCATCTATTAAGAATGCCACGGGCTTCTCTGCAGATGATTGTGGAGGAGCATAAAGATGACGGTAATGCAAAAAGGCCTGAAGGGTGTTTTAGGCCCCCCCATTGCTTCTTCTTCCTACGTTTTTCTTCTCTGTTACTGTAAAAATTCTGCAATAGTTATCGGCCCATTTGTGTCTTTCTTTGTTTTGTGGATGATAGTGAAAGAAGTTTTAAATGTGTCAGCTGTGGTATGTCTCTAAGATCTCTCCGTCTTTGCTTGGGTTGCTTTGAGTGGAGTTATGGAAATGCAGAATTCCTTGGAGACATGGTGTCAGGGCTGATTTACACCATttgaaaatatcatttaaatcTATCGCATCTTCCTTTTTTGCAGTTCAAAGAATGATTAATGGATCCTAACTTCATTTCGGCCCGTCTTCCTCTCTTCAGATTCAGAACATGTCGCAATCAATCGAGGTGCTGAACCTGAGGACCCAGAGGGACTTCCAGTATGTCATGAAAATGGAGAGCCAGATGAAAGGACTCCGATCTAAGTTCAGACAAATCGAGTCGAACCGAAGAACATTATTGACTAAAAACTTTCAGGTGGGCTACCATTAAAGTCATGCCTCAGAGGAAATCAATAGTCCTTTCTCATACGAACAGAGTGGTTTGAAAGAGCCACATTCCTGCCATTACTCTCcaagaataaagaataaaatccCACTTATAAGCTTCTTGTCTTTATTCACAAACATTTGAAAAGGCCACATGCAGTTCAGCATTCTTGGAAATCCTGTAAACCTCTAAAggtcatgtttttatttatatcattttgcTCTAACATGTCATTGTTTAGAGAGTCTCGCAGTCAACAGTCTTGCATAAGCAAATCTCCCCtcaagtaatttttatttaaatgtgtgtctGGTCTTGCAGGAGCTGAAGGGGAAGATGAACGAACTGCAGCCACTGATTCCAGTGCTGGAGCAGTACAAGACTGACGCCACACTCATTTCCCAGTTCAAGGAGGAGATCAGAAACCTGTCTTTGGTGCTGACTGCTATACAGGAGGAGATAGGAGCATATGATTATGAGGAGCTCCAGCAAAAGGTCTTCGGCTTAGAGGGAAGACTGAGGAACTGTATGAGCAAACTAAGTAAGTTGAAACATGGTATTTTCTTGTGTGACCTGTTACGTGTTCCTTTAAAGTTCAAGGTGTGTTGGCATGCTTATATAATAGCTGACATTACTTGTCGTTTTTCATTGTGTCAGCCTGTGGTAAGCTGATGAAAATCACGGGGCCCATCACTGTAAAGACATCAGGAACGAGGTTTGGGGCTTGGATGACAGACCCTCAGGCTTCACCTAAGAACAACAAGGTAATAATCTATGACATTTCTTCCAGGaacagtttttttcttcattatttttattcataaaaaaataacttaaataaacaGTTCAAAGACATGAACAAAACCAACCAGCTCTGAGATCAATCACAActtataaacttaaataatacaaaaaaaaataataataatcattttaatcagaTGGAAAAAGAGATAAAGATATGAGactgttatttaatattaaaataaataaaaatgtaatacataaaataaaatgttatatgaattattttattatttaatattatattatatatttttttattttatataataaaaaaattatcatggtttacaaaaaaaatctggATTGTTAATAAAAATGAGCACCAAGTcagcagaatgatttctgaaagatcgtgtCACattgaggactggagtaatggatgcaCAAAATTCTGCTTTGATATTAATATAAGTTTAACTGTATTAATGTATATAATTTCTCACTTCAATATGATGGTTTGTGCACTCCATGCAGCTGTTAAACACATTTTTCGACATTTTAGGTTAGATTGTCATGTAACTGCTGAAGAATAACTCATGGTGAGGTGTCTTAAAAAGGGTTAATCTATAAAAATCAATGTCTGTATGGAGTTTTACTTCCTATGTTGTGCTGTTTAAATGATGCATACAAATACAAGTTTCAATTGTTATTTATCACATTTGTAATGTTCTAATGCAGGTCTGGTACATGGACAGCTATACAAACAACAAGATTGTCCGTGAGTACAAATCAGTTAGTGACTTTGTGTCTGGGGTCGAGTCAAGAACCTACAACCTTCCGTTCCACTGGGCAGGAACTAATCACGTGGTCTACAATGGCTCCCTGTACTACAACAAATACCAGAGCAACATCATTGTCAGATATAGCTTTGAAAGTGGCCGGGTTATGACCCAACGAGCACTTGAGTCCGCTGGCTTCCACAACGTCTACCCGTACACCTGGGGCGGATTCTCCGACATTGACCTGATGGCCGATGAGCTTGGTTTATGGGCCATCTATGCCACCAATCAGAATGCAGGGAACATAGTGATCAGCCGGCTGGATCCTCTGACCATCCAGGTGCTAAACTCTTGGAACACAGAGTACTCCAAACGAAATGCAGGTGAGTCGTTCATGATCTGCGGCACGCTGTACATCACCAACTCCCACCTGACCGGTGCTAAGGTATACTACTCTTATTCCACCAAAACATCTACCTATGAGTACATGGACATCCCAATCCATAACCAATACTTTCACATGTCCATGCTGGATTACAACGCCAGGGATCGTGCACTGTATGGCTGGAATAATGGCCACCAGGTACTGTTCAACGTCACGCTGTTCCACATTATTAAAACTGATGACGAATCCTGAGGGATCTACCCTGAGGTGAGAGGAAAACGTTGATGCTGTAATCACCGTAGTATTGCTGTGAAATAAtggcttttatatattttaatcaaaagaTGAGTGCCTCTGGAGATGTCAGTCAGCATTGCACTCTTCCATTTGTAAACAATCATGGGTAAAAACTCAAACTCGGTCTCAGATAAGGATATTCATGGACTTTTAAAGCTCtatttaaatgttgtttgtgCAACTTCCAGTGTGTAGCAGTGGTGTTCAGCTATAATACTCGATTCTTCAAAGAATGTAACAAACACTTTTAACTAGTAACTtagaaactttaaataaaaataattattaaggaCATTACATACTGATCTATCAAACTGTTTCTTGGTTTTAGCTTGTCCAATGTTTAGAAGAGTAAGAAGATATTTTCAGCTATTTTTATGACTTAcatttaaaggaattgttcacccaaaaataagcattggtcattatttactcatctttgtgttgttccaaaactttatggatttctttttttctgtggaataccaaaaaaatatattttgagaactaaatatataaaaaactaatatcTAAAAAATGGAAATCACTGAGCTCTAATATTCTTTGGTTCCCAgtattctttaaaatgtcttctttcatgttccacagagGGAAGAAAAACATGCAGAGTTTGGAATAAAGTGAGGGTGAACATTTACAGAATccttatttttgggtaaactggcCCTTTAAagctaacaaatatatatatatatatatatatatatatatatatatatatatatatatatatatatatatatatatatatatatatatatatataagctgacattgtacagtgtaattacaattaaaaaatgctaCTTTAAGTGTTCATGGTTTGGCGTTGTTTCTGTGTACTTATATACCTACAGATtgagaaaataattaattttagtaTCAGTATTCAATAATGTTACTTCTATACCTCATATTTCTAGATGTAATTCAACAAaggccttgtttgttttcttttttctgccgAAGTAAATTTGTGGATGAGAGAACTTCTAAAGGTTCAGAGGTCTTTGTGATTTTGCTTTTGATACTgatgaaagtgattttttttttcatttagtgataatgatcagagaaaaaaaaatgtcttctgtTATTACTCATTCAGAATTCATCTCCCTGATAAAAGACCGAGATGAAGATTCAGAATGTGCAGATAAAATGCACACGGTTAATAACGTAATCTCAGTTCCCTGAGATAAAGGAACAAATACTGTGTCTTGCTAGACGCAAATGGGAAAAAGcctttttttctcctgaactgaagccatTTTTCATTCATGCAGTGAAATTGCCTGGCCATTGGTTagtgaaatgtattaaaaacaaaccaatggctagGCAGCGGAGAATGGGCGgggcatctggct from Carassius gibelio isolate Cgi1373 ecotype wild population from Czech Republic chromosome B2, carGib1.2-hapl.c, whole genome shotgun sequence encodes:
- the LOC127951356 gene encoding noelin-3-like gives rise to the protein MRALFVVLKPLCFLALLGYCPSATIRPKEGWQVYSSAQDADGRCICTVVAPEQNLCSRDAKSRQLRQLLEKIQNMSQSIEVLNLRTQRDFQYVMKMESQMKGLRSKFRQIESNRRTLLTKNFQELKGKMNELQPLIPVLEQYKTDATLISQFKEEIRNLSLVLTAIQEEIGAYDYEELQQKVFGLEGRLRNCMSKLTCGKLMKITGPITVKTSGTRFGAWMTDPQASPKNNKVWYMDSYTNNKIVREYKSVSDFVSGVESRTYNLPFHWAGTNHVVYNGSLYYNKYQSNIIVRYSFESGRVMTQRALESAGFHNVYPYTWGGFSDIDLMADELGLWAIYATNQNAGNIVISRLDPLTIQVLNSWNTEYSKRNAGESFMICGTLYITNSHLTGAKVYYSYSTKTSTYEYMDIPIHNQYFHMSMLDYNARDRALYGWNNGHQVLFNVTLFHIIKTDDES